A window of Komagataella phaffii GS115 chromosome 1, complete sequence contains these coding sequences:
- a CDS encoding Penta-EF-hand protein, whose protein sequence is MAKKKEYSTVDDQLNVYPTPREALHPDEQLLQQQTDHRSHSNQMPQKPIFSGNGERIYPTPQEAIMRQNRPSPIAVPSNNGPGTSSPQFPPQKVDYRPYASSSHQQQFSPVPPQVQSQRHGSNSTVNSYSSSPRNTILERNAQQLEFQRNAIRNEISDPPPMVDKYSHQLRSASYPEVHTPTAVESPTYHQPRAFQRKPPPIIPNNTQKRPQSKEERKAIMMNRFKEADYRRKGFLTESELAGVLRNSDQTTFRPSTVSLMINLFDENDTKTIDVTGFGRLLEYIDYWEEVFFIYDRDHSYSISFNEFKALIKDTGYSLPSSTVEFIFRKHSSNSGSDMRFDSFIESMVWLLRITDSFKKFESKGTGVAVFPFHNFIEEIFSLK, encoded by the exons atggcaaagaagaaggaatATTCAACAGTGGATGATCAACTGAAT GTCTACCCTACTCCCAGAGAAGCTCTCCATCCAGACGAACAGCTCctacaacaacaaacagACCACAGATCACATTCGAATCAAATGCCCCAAAAACCTATATTCAGCGGCAACGGGGAACGTATATATCCAACTCCGCAGGAAGCAATTATGCGACAGAACCGACCGTCTCCCATAGCGGTCCCCTCCAACAACGGACCGGGAACGTCATCACCCCAATTTCCACCACAAAAAGTTGATTATCGCCCTTACGCTTCCAGCAGTCATCAGCAACAATTCTCTCCAGTCCCACCCCAAGTACAGAGCCAGAGGCATGGATCAAATTCAACCGTGAATAGCTATTCATCTTCACCGAGGAACAcaattctggaaagaaatgCGCAACAACTAGAGTTCCAAAGAAATGCAATCAGGAATGAAATCTCAGATCCCCCTCCAATGGTGGATAAATATTCGCATCAATTAAGATCAGCGTCGTATCCAGAAGTTCACACACCCACAGCAGTTGAATCTCCAACGTACCACCAGCCAAGAGCGTTTCAGAGAAAACCTCCACCAATAATCCCTAACAACACTCAGAAAAGACCACaatccaaagaagaaagaaaagcgATCATGATGAATAGATTCAAGGAGGCCGATTATAGAAGAAAGGGCTTCCTAACAGAATCTGAGCTAGCTGGAGTCCTCAGAAATAGTGACCAAACTACCTTCCGGCCTTCAACAGTGAGCCTAATGATTAATTTATTTGACGAAAATGATACCAAGACCATTGATGTCACAGGATTTGGTCGTTTATTGGAATATATTGACTATTGGGAGGAGGTTTTTTTTATTTATGATAGAGATCATTCTTATTCTATTTCCTTCAACGAATTCAAGGCATTGATCAAAGACACAGGATACAgtcttccaagttcaacagTGGAATTCATTTTTCGAAAACACTCCAGCAACTCTGGATCTGATATGAGGTTCGACAGTTTCATAGAAAGCATGGTATGGTTACTAAGAATCACGgacagtttcaaaaaattcGAGTCAAAAGGGACAGGAGTGGCTGTCTTTCCGTTCCATAACTTTATAGAGGAAATATTTAGTCTTAAATGA
- a CDS encoding Phosphatidylinositol 4-kinase, producing MDQSGNALLLRFINSQHFNLYYCISYLQRYSDNIGVHHYLCEKVKTYPIEELKFFIPQFLQLIITVETDSMALEEMIKDLCTRDVHFSLITFWHLQSSLQELSTQPNSTGFQVCKRILNDVQFQLFSLSPPNATVSSRVGSSGIVYKNSQHAMKQFRENVSPSAVLISSVLSSAAFPQLGKSAEHLVRTQGKLSRSFVFQIAKGLQQQMNENLTMKNTRLNAELSSHTVVNAAELDASQAEKPYRRAKSLSLTSLQGKRQGQQDQHPKHNEHSENLDFSIIDKYAETNLPHLNRAISNPNMKRFKNKRLSQALDVKQSVMSDLYPMSPEKGYDNLTLKNLQRLRSESQLNNDSITASMPELHPTHTNSTAVSEVESLYDSGNERSPTISLNGSYKRQPIKLSVPQKIKVLKNNYFKCETQFVIALQNISIKLSNVPKETRLACLRAELTLMNKDLPCEIDVPLLLPNAKSGKLHKIVNIPANEAAVLNSAERVPYLLLIEYVSNEVDFSPESKENKQLLERLNDNSSDVNGDSKRYVFDLAGIMRASDSRRTNDYGKSMSTLQNGEMPLEADLADLSIVNLSNRKESEFLKREQFVQAASEVPILEGDSPLRQDVLNFQSHYETDSLTDKSDFATQMRIAAVMLSQLDSSTSHLPMDQAGAIKARIVSSMQSLQHEFGVKDLQDINTEAGERKFSNDLKVAGVKSNLKNKNDYYLGEDWNSKKERIRKQSPYGHLEHWNLCSVIAKTGDDLTQEAFACQLIQSMATVWHNHGVNIWVKRMRILVTSNSTGLVETITDAVSIHSIKKSLTEYLIENNEDHRGAIATLLDHFRMTFGDPNSARYRKAQNNFAISLAAYSVICYILQIKDRHNGNIMLDNEGHIIHIDFGFLLSNSPGSVGFEAAPFKLTLEYVDVLGGLDGEYFQVFKQSTKEAFKSLRRNAESLITMVELMQRDSTLPCFKAGENTSVQLRQRLQLHLSEEDSDYFVENFLIGKSIGSIYTKLYDQFQLLTQGIYS from the coding sequence ATGGATCAATCTGGAAATGCGTTGTTACTACGCTTTATAAACTCACAACATTTCAATTTGTACTATTGCATTTCCTATCTACAAAGGTATTCCGACAATATAGGAGTCCACCATTATCTGTGCGAAAAGGTAAAGACTTATCCAATTGAAGAGTTAAAGTTCTTCATACCCCAATTCTTACAACTGATCATCACAGTCGAAACCGATTCGATGGCTTTGGAGGAGATGATTAAAGATCTATGCACTAGAGATGTCCATTTCAGTTTGATAACGTTTTGGCACTTGCAATCGTCACTGCAAGAACTCAGCACCCAACCAAACTCTACCggatttcaagtttgcAAACGAATACTGAATGATGTTCAATTCCAGCTTTTCAGTTTGAGTCCTCCAAATGCTACTGTATCTTCCAGGGTTGGCTCTTCTGGTATTGTCTACAAGAATAGTCAGCACGCAATGAAACAGTTTCGAGAGAACGTGTCACCATCTGCAGTGCTGATATCATCAGTTCTAAGTAGCGCTGCTTTTCCTCAGTTAGGTAAGAGTGCTGAGCATCTGGTTAGAACGCAGGGAAAACTATCACGCTCTTTCGTGTTTCAAATTGCAAAAGGACTTCAACAGCAAATGAACGAAAATCTTACTATGAAGAACACAAGGCTTAATGCAGAACTATCTTCTCATACCGTTGTAAATGCAGCTGAACTGGATGCTAGTCAAGCCGAGAAACCATATCGCCGTGCAAAATCATTGTCTCTTACATCTCTTCAAGGGAAGCGTCAAGGCCAGCAAGACCAGCACCCTAAACATAACGAGCATTCAGAAAACCTTGATTTTTCCATAATCGACAAATATGCCGAAACAAATTTACCTCACCTGAACAGAGCTatatcaaatccaaacaTGAAAcgtttcaaaaataaaagGTTGTCCCAAGCTTTGGATGTCAAACAATCTGTAATGAGTGACCTCTATCCAATGTCCCCCGAAAAGGGCTACGATAACTTGACTTTAAAAAATTTACAGAGGCTCAGGTCTGAGAGCCAATTAAACAACGACTCGATCACAGCTTCAATGCCGGAACTACATCCTACACACACTAATTCTACGGCTGTGAGCGAAGTGGAAAGTCTATATGACTCTGGTAACGAACGTTCTCCTACTATCAGCCTCAACGGAAGCTACAAAAGACAGCCCATAAAGTTGAGTGTTCCccaaaagatcaaagttttgaagaacaattACTTCAAGTGTGAGACTCAGTTTGTTATTGCTTTACAGAACATTAGCATTAAGTTATCAAACGTTCCAAAGGAAACTAGGCTAGCTTGCCTAAGAGCTGAGCTTACTTTAATGAATAAAGATTTACCCTGCGAAATTGATGTCCCTCTACTTCTTCCCAACGCTAAATCAGGAAAATTACACAAAATTGTCAACATTCCTGCCAACGAAGCAGCAGTTTTAAACTCAGCAGAAAGAGTACCCTATCTATTACTGATTGAATACGTTAGTAATGAAGTTGACTTTTCACCAGAAAGCAAAGAGAATAAACAGCTGTTAGAGAGGCTGAATGACAATAGCTCCGATGTGAATGGTGACTCAAAGAGATATGTCTTTGATTTGGCTGGAATCATGAGAGCTTCCGATTCAAGAAGGACCAATGATTATGGCAAGAGCATGTCAACATTACAAAATGGCGAGATGCCATTGGAGGCCGACTTAGcagatctttcaattgtCAACTTATCAAACAGGAAAGAATCTGAGTTCCTGAAAAGAGAACAGTTCGTTCAAGCAGCGAGCGAAGTACCTATATTGGAAGGTGATTCTCCCCTTAGACAAGATGTACTGAACTTTCAATCGCATTATGAGACAGATTCATTAACAGACAAAAGTGACTTTGCCACTCAAATGAGAATTGCAGCCGTCATGCTTTCCCAATTGGATTCGTCCACTAGTCATTTGCCCATGGATCAAGCTGGAGCAATCAAAGCCCGAATAGTTAGTTCAATGCAATCTTTACAACATGAATTTGGTGTAAAAGATCTTCAGGATATTAACACAGAAGCAGGAGAGCGGAAATTTTCCAACGACTTAAAGGTTGCAGGTGTAAAGTCtaatttgaagaacaagaatGATTACTACCTCGGAGAGGATTGGAATAGtaagaaagagagaatcCGTAAGCAGAGCCCTTATGGACATTTGGAGCATTGGAATTTATGCTCTGTTATTGCTAAAACTGGAGACGATCTAACCCAGGAAGCGTTTGCATGTCAATTGATTCAATCTATGGCTACTGTATGGCATAACCATGGAGTTAACATATGGGTAAAGAGAATGCGAATTTTAGTTACCAGCAACTCGACAGGATTAGTCGAAACAATTACTGATGCAGTCTCCATCCATTCGATTAAGAAATCCCTCACAGAATATTTGATTGAGAATAATGAGGATCACAGGGGAGCAATTGCAACGTTGCTGGATCATTTCAGGATGACCTTTGGTGATCCTAACTCTGCCAGATATAGAAAAGCTCAAAACAACTTCGCTATATCGTTAGCAGCCTACTCAGTAATTTGCtatattcttcaaatcaaagacCGACACAACGGTAATATTATGCTGGATAACGAAGGACACATCATTCACATTGATTTTGGCTTCTTGCTATCGAACTCCCCAGGGTCAGTAGGCTTCGAAGCCGCCCCATTTAAACTGACTCTGGAGTATGTGGATGTTCTAGGGGGCCTAGATGGCGAatatttccaagttttcaaacAATCAACTAAGGAGGCTTTCAAGTCACTGCGAAGAAACGCGGAGTCTTTGATTACTATGGTAGAATTGATGCAACGAGATTCAACTTTGCCATGTTTCAAGGCTGGTGAGAACACAAGTGTTCAACTAAGACAACGACTTCAACTACACCTTTCTGAGGAAGATTCCGATTATTTTGTAGAAAATTTCCTTATTGGAAAGAGTATTGGAAGTATCTATACGAAACTATACGATCAGTTCCAACTTCTTACCCAAGGTATCTATAGCTGA
- a CDS encoding ER membrane localized phosphoryltransferase that adds phosphoethanolamine gives MSNGYDARSISNSPSQIEESSDIGSNLLRQRRLMKQAYEKFQFKSRKLGYLHNVYSRVLLLLGILQVIGIIFFTKGFLLSRTVLPNIASCENGDCFKASSFNRTVLLVIDALRFDFVIPVEESSMMYHNKLTTLYDLSINEPENSLLLKFIADPPTTTLQRLKGLTTGSLPTFVDAGSNFDGDTIDEDNWVSQLKSHNRNVAFVGDDTWTAMFNPFIYQNLSYPYESLNVWDLHTVDNGVIEHLFPIINEYNDWDFLIGHFLGVDHCGHRHGPHHFAMAEKLIQMDQVINQVMDSIDDETLLIIIGDHGMDETGNHGGESTDEVESTLFMYSKKPFFGRFQTPNAYDIQDKGSNYRWVNQIDLVPSISMLTGIPIPFNNLGQPIEECFTGPSHTPLDLASANYYTANQINNYRQNSETLKDDSQVNDLFQDIQSMWNSITLDSNTSALNEKCVEYQKISLERCKDLWARFDMLGIGIGIGIIAASLVITVVYSKLVPSVVIPQLNEQMFTSSLALIFVYLVVMASIHLILKPENLSLTMALALGVAIGIINGTLAPIMDRYSLQWLIGKLIELLHWDFWTYLGLLLITLHTLIFTSNSFIIWEDKICSFFLLTFGVCALFASFRLNTALKRLITSYHALSFIISTRMVSVITLCREEQQPKCSTTFGKSLWAIFMLFLASYFVPATIKGFYNISSSYQGAAPLWIDKGMRYSIFVIGVYWALDYIENNDYLNKALDIPFPILASIKFTISRLIFGITMVAANIGWLMGPLCVKINVMNEQNKEQGPKEVKILGYGNVYGSSYFLLIANFTCAILLFNKPLGALSICVLVHQILTLLELANLLRIRTNLISIVVLILLSYLHFFTTGHQATLQAIHWETGFMMTEKITFPFTHIGIIFNTLGPFIIVYLSVPLLVLWKIPPTNKPISLIGKVAENCTALSAYQTCLTLSTLIMTANFRRHLMVWKIFAPRFMLNGILAILLNVVVFGVGFYIALGRIVRKINNIFGK, from the coding sequence ATGTCAAACGGCTATGATGCACGGTCGATAAGCAACAGTCCCAGTCAAATAGAAGAAAGTTCAGATATCGGTAGCAATCTGTTACGGCAACGACGGCTGATGAAACAGGCCTacgaaaagtttcagttcAAAAGCCGAAAATTGGGTTATCTCCATAATGTCTATTCCCGTGTACTGCTATTGTTGGGGATCCTTCAAGTGATTGgaatcattttctttactaAAGGCTTCCTTCTTTCAAGGACGGTTTTGCCCAACATTGCAAGTTGTGAAAATGGCGACTGTTTCAAGGCTTCTAGTTTCAATAGAACTGTGCTGTTAGTTATTGACGCCTTAAGATTCGATTTTGTTATACCAGTGGAAGAGTCCTCAATGATGTATCATAACAAATTGACAACTCTATATGATTTGTCCATAAATGAACCAGAGAACTCATtacttttgaagttcattGCAGATCCCCCGACAACTACTTTACAGCGACTTAAGGGACTCACTACTGGATCCTTACCTACTTTTGTTGATGCTGGCTCTAACTTTGACGGTGACACGATAGACGAAGACAACTGGGTGAGTCAGCTGAAATCTCACAATAGAAATGTAGCATTCGTTGGTGATGATACATGGACGGCTATGTTTAATCCTTTCATTTATCAGAACCTTTCTTACCCTTACGAGTCTTTAAACGTATGGGATTTGCACACGGTGGATAATGGAGTCATTGAGCATTTATTCCCTATAATCAACGAATATAACGACTGGGACTTTCTAATTGGCCATTTCTTGGGCGTTGATCATTGTGGTCATAGACATGGTCCTCATCATTTTGCGATGGCTGAAAAACTAATACAAATGGACCAAGTGATCAACCAGGTGATGGATAGCATAGATGATGAAACTCTTTTGATTATTATCGGTGACCACGGTATGGATGAAACAGGAAATCATGGAGGGGAATCTACAGATGAAGTCGAAAGCACTCTTTTTATGTACTCGAAGAAACccttttttggaagatttcaGACCCCGAATGCTTATGATATTCAGGATAAGGGTTCTAACTATCGTTGGGTGAACCAAATAGACCTTGTGCCGTCTATATCAATGCTTACTGGTATTCCTATCCCTTTCAACAACCTAGGACAACCAATAGAGGAATGTTTTACTGGACCTAGTCACACACCATTGGATTTAGCTTCCGCTAACTATTACACAGCTAATCAGATTAACAATTATAGACAAAATTCTGAAACgttgaaagatgatagCCAAGTGAATGACTTGTTTCAAGATATTCAATCGATGTGGAACTCAATTACACTAGATTCGAATACCTCAGCATTAAACGAAAAATGCGTCGAGTATCAAAAGATATCCTTGGAAAGATGTAAAGATCTTTGGGCAAGATTTGATATGCTCGGGATTGGCATCGGTATTGGAATCATAGCAGCATCATTGGTCATTACTGTGGTTTATTCGAAACTGGTACCTTCAGTTGTCATACCTCAGTTGAACGAGCAAATGTTTACCTCGAGCCTTGCTTTGATATTCGTCTATTTGGTTGTTATGGCATCCATTCACTTAATACTGAAGCCTGAAAACTTGTCTCTAACAATGGCCCTTGCGCTTGGTGTTGCGATCGGAATAATTAACGGCACCTTGGCTCCTATAATGGATAGGTATTCTCTGCAATGGCTAATTGGAAAATTGATAGAATTATTACATTGGGATTTTTGGACATACTTAGGATTACTGTTGATTACGTTGCATACTTTGATATTCacttccaattctttcatcatTTGGGAAGATAAGATTTGCTCATTCTTCCTGCTTACTTTCGGTGTTTGTGCGTTATTCGCATCTTTCAGACTGAACACTGCACTGAAAAGACTTATAACCAGTTACCACGCTCTATCTTTCATCATATCAACACGCATGGTTTCTGTCATTACCTTATGCCGTGAGGAGCAACAACCAAAATGTAGTACAACGTTTGGAAAAAGTTTGTGGGCCATTTTCATGTTGTTCCTAGCCTCATATTTTGTGCCTGCAACAATCAAAGGCTTTTATAatatttcatcttcctACCAAGGTGCAGCTCCATTGTGGATTGATAAGGGAATGAGGtattcaatttttgttATCGGAGTTTATTGGGCTTTGGATTACATAGAAAACAATGACTACTTGAACAAAGCATTGGATATCCCATTTCCAATACTTGCCTCTATCAAATTCACTATATCAAGACTGATATTTGGAATTACAATGGTAGCTGCCAACATTGGATGGCTAATGGGTCCTTTATGTGTCAAGATTAATGTCATGAATGAACAGAACAAGGAACAGGGTCCTAAAGAAGTTAAGATTTTGGGATACGGTAATGTTTATGGATCTTCATACTTTTTACTAATTGCCAACTTTACCTGTGCAATTCTACTTTTCAACAAACCGCTTGGAGCCTTATCCATATGCGTTCTGGTGCATCAAATCTTAACATTACTGGAGCTGGCTAATTTGCTGAGAATTAGAACAAACTTGATATCCATAGTTGTGTTGATACTGTTGTCATACTTGCACTTTTTCACAACTGGTCATCAAGCTACATTACAGGCCATCCATTGGGAGACTGGATTTATGATGACCGAGAAGATTACTTTCCCCTTTACTCACATTGGGATTATATTTAACACACTAGGCCCTTTTATTATAGTGTATTTGAGCGTACCGCTTTTGGTACTATGGAAGATCCCACCAACTAATAAACCGATTTCTCTAATTGGGAAAGTGGCGGAGAATTGTACTGCTTTATCAGCATACCAAACATGTTTAACATTGTCGACGTTGATTATGACAGCAAATTTCCGTCGCCATTTGAtggtttggaaaatttttgcTCCCAGGTTTATGCTCAATGGAATATTGGCCATCCTACTAAATGTTGTAGTGTTTGGGGTTGGATTTTACATTGCACTGGGTCGAATAGTTAGGAAGATTAACAACATCTTCGGGAAATAA
- a CDS encoding Amphiphysin-like lipid raft protein, whose product MSWEGFKKAVNRAGSSVLVKSADKINDRDYDSEERRFKTLETAATNLQKETKGYLDSLRAVTASQVAIAEIISNLYEDTKFSGQYNSVGSYYLQCVQEFDQETVKQLDGPFRETVLEPISKFCSYFPEVSEAIKKRSHKKTDYEQSKSKVRRLIDKPAKDATKLPRAERELQLAKEIYDDLNAQLKEELPQLVGLRVPYFDPTFEALVKIQLRFCTEGYTRLAQVQQYLDQTSRDDYANGLLDGRIDGLIQEMNQLNICALGTK is encoded by the exons ATGTCCTGGGAAGGATTCAAAAAGGCTGTGAATAGAGCAGGTTCCTCT GTTCTGGTTAAAAGTGCAGACAAAATCAATGACCGAGACTATGACTCGGAAGAAAGACGGTTCAAAAC GCTGGAAACGGCAGCAACCAATTTGCAGAAAGAAACCAAGGGATACCTGGATTCCCTGAGAGCTGTAACAGCTTCTCAAGTTGCGATCGCTGAGATTATTAGTAATTTGTATGAAGATACCAAGTTTTCAGGACAGTACAATTCTGTTGGCTCCTATTACCTTCAATGTGTGCAAGAGTTTGACCAAGAAACTGTCAAACAGTTAGATGGTCCCTTCCGTGAGACCGTTTTGGAACCCATTTCCAAATTTTGCTCTTATTTCCCAGAAGTTTCTGAAGCCATAAAGAAACGTTCCCACAAGAAGACTGATTATGAGCAATCAAAATCCAAAGTTCGTAGACTGATCGACAAGCCAGCCAAAGATGCCACCAAACTTCCTCGAGCAGAACGTGAGTTACAGCTTGCTAAGGAAATCTATGACGATCTGAACGCTCAATTAAAGGAAGAATTGCCTCAATTGGTGGGCCTCCGTGTTCCATACTTTGACCCTACGTTTGAAGCTCTTGTCAAAATTCAATTGAGATTCTGTACCGAGGGATATACTCGTTTGGCACAAGTGCAGCAATACCTGGACCAAACATCCAGAGACGACTATGCGAACGGATTACTTGACGGAAGGATCGATGGACTGATCCAGGAAATGAACCAGTTGAACATCTGTGCCCTCGGTACCAAATAG